The Corynebacterium tuberculostearicum genome window below encodes:
- a CDS encoding glycosyltransferase, with product MTANNTQAHEPLQRILLPKRGEPFDVRMLYLIEAEQNRERLSWFNRTSVTIPAGEEASFETYFNAFPASYWRRWSQLRSVILSLDIEGQANISLYRSKQDGQRISVANHLVGTGHHEFELPLKNFEDGGWLWFDITAEQETTLADAAWCSPHAPGPQLLPDGTEQPAQDKRVAVGIPTFNRPTDAVAALKALAEDPVVDGIIDFVLMPDQGNQHPADEPGYDEAVAHFGERFREFRQGNLGGSGGYSRIMYEALENTESPFILYMDDDIAIEPDSVLRAVQAARYAAKPIIVGGQMLNLQERSQLRTTGEQVNRADFMWGAAPHAVYDHDFAKYPLRAIGTRETHLDPKKYDSRALHRRVDVEYNGWWMCLFPRIVAETNGQPLPLFIKWDDTEYSLRAARNGFPTVTWPGAAIWHMAWADKDDAIDWQAYFHLRNRLIVAAMYHEGPAKGITKSIFKSTLKHTMCMEYSTMAIQIEAMRDFLAGPDHLFDILESSLPRIAQIRKNYSDAVILESADELPAPTGAPGVPTRNVGGRLAKIKKIPWAIKGLKHLVSKEDAAHYEAPQLNLTPDEARWFTLSRVDSATVSTAGGTGVAFRKRDRDLAKDLVAQTRELLKEIEENFDDLRAEYRAAQPELTSRESWKKVFDAQ from the coding sequence GTGACTGCCAACAACACCCAGGCCCATGAGCCCCTGCAGCGCATCCTGCTGCCTAAGCGCGGCGAGCCCTTTGATGTGCGGATGCTCTACCTCATCGAAGCCGAGCAAAACCGCGAACGCCTCAGCTGGTTTAACCGCACCTCCGTCACCATCCCGGCCGGCGAGGAAGCATCTTTTGAAACCTACTTCAACGCCTTCCCAGCCTCCTACTGGCGCCGCTGGTCCCAGCTGCGCTCCGTAATCCTCAGCCTGGACATTGAGGGTCAAGCAAATATTTCCCTCTACCGCTCCAAGCAGGATGGCCAGCGCATTTCCGTGGCCAACCACCTGGTAGGCACCGGCCACCACGAGTTCGAGCTGCCGCTTAAGAACTTCGAGGATGGCGGCTGGCTGTGGTTCGATATCACCGCCGAGCAGGAAACCACGCTTGCCGACGCCGCCTGGTGCTCCCCCCATGCCCCCGGCCCACAGCTTTTGCCGGACGGCACCGAGCAGCCGGCGCAGGACAAGCGCGTGGCGGTTGGTATTCCCACCTTTAACCGCCCGACCGATGCCGTGGCAGCGCTCAAGGCGCTGGCCGAGGACCCGGTAGTCGACGGCATCATCGACTTCGTCCTCATGCCGGATCAAGGCAACCAGCACCCGGCCGATGAGCCGGGTTACGACGAGGCGGTGGCCCACTTTGGTGAGCGCTTCCGCGAATTCCGCCAGGGCAACCTGGGCGGCTCCGGCGGCTACTCCCGCATCATGTACGAGGCGCTGGAAAATACCGAATCGCCCTTCATCCTGTACATGGACGATGACATCGCCATCGAGCCGGACTCCGTGCTGCGTGCGGTTCAGGCGGCCCGCTACGCGGCCAAGCCCATCATCGTCGGCGGCCAGATGCTCAACCTGCAGGAGCGCTCCCAGCTGCGCACCACCGGCGAGCAGGTCAACCGTGCCGATTTCATGTGGGGCGCGGCGCCGCACGCCGTCTACGACCACGACTTTGCCAAGTACCCGCTGCGCGCCATCGGCACCCGCGAGACTCACCTGGATCCCAAGAAGTACGATTCCCGCGCGCTGCATCGCCGCGTTGACGTGGAGTACAACGGCTGGTGGATGTGCCTCTTCCCGCGCATCGTGGCAGAAACCAACGGCCAGCCGCTGCCGCTGTTTATCAAGTGGGACGATACCGAGTACTCCCTGCGCGCGGCGCGCAACGGATTCCCCACGGTGACCTGGCCGGGCGCCGCTATCTGGCACATGGCCTGGGCGGATAAGGACGATGCCATTGACTGGCAGGCCTACTTCCACCTGCGCAACCGCCTCATCGTGGCCGCGATGTACCACGAGGGGCCGGCCAAGGGCATTACCAAGTCCATCTTTAAGTCCACTCTCAAGCACACCATGTGCATGGAATACTCCACCATGGCCATCCAGATTGAGGCTATGCGAGACTTCCTGGCCGGGCCGGACCATCTCTTCGACATCCTGGAGTCTTCGCTGCCGCGCATCGCGCAGATCCGCAAGAACTACTCCGATGCCGTCATCCTGGAATCCGCCGATGAGCTCCCGGCTCCCACCGGCGCGCCGGGCGTGCCCACCCGCAATGTCGGCGGCCGCCTGGCCAAGATTAAGAAGATCCCGTGGGCCATCAAGGGTCTCAAGCACCTCGTCAGCAAGGAAGACGCTGCGCACTATGAGGCGCCGCAGCTCAACCTCACCCCGGACGAGGCCCGCTGGTTCACCTTGTCCCGCGTAGATTCGGCCACCGTGTCCACCGCGGGTGGCACCGGCGTGGCCTTCCGCAAGCGTGATCGCGACCTAGCTAAGGACCTCGTGGCCCAGACCCGCGAATTGCTGAAGGAAATCGAAGAGAACTTCGACGACCTGCGCGCCGAATACCGCGCGGCCCAGCCGGAGCTGACCTCGCGCGAGTCGTGGAAGAAGGTCTTCGATGCCCAATAA
- a CDS encoding three-helix bundle dimerization domain-containing protein, with the protein MNQFETLRQDLHENYGHEYTAAEIDAKLDEVIAKHTKKAELEEFVPLLVEREVRDYFGAHRLHVRFAAGTNNALAQAAAELTRKHAGEALFVDTAVAHPENEAEGHLAHVMNERGMGEAPNKYLDEVRTVAMPDYIVFLGREVERDEAGKDIKIWDIPAADTVEEARELADDLEARVLYMLNKLGIDPVAEPVNA; encoded by the coding sequence ATGAACCAGTTTGAAACCCTGCGCCAGGATCTGCACGAGAACTACGGCCACGAGTACACGGCCGCGGAAATCGATGCCAAGCTCGATGAGGTTATTGCCAAGCACACCAAGAAGGCGGAGCTCGAGGAATTCGTGCCGCTTTTGGTGGAGCGTGAGGTGCGCGACTACTTCGGTGCTCACCGCCTGCACGTTCGCTTTGCTGCCGGTACCAATAATGCGCTGGCCCAAGCCGCAGCGGAACTTACCCGCAAGCACGCCGGCGAGGCCCTCTTTGTAGATACCGCCGTTGCTCACCCAGAAAACGAAGCGGAAGGCCACCTTGCCCACGTCATGAACGAGCGCGGCATGGGTGAGGCCCCGAATAAGTACCTCGACGAGGTGCGCACGGTAGCGATGCCGGATTACATCGTGTTCTTGGGCCGCGAGGTAGAGCGCGATGAGGCGGGCAAGGACATCAAGATTTGGGATATTCCTGCTGCGGATACCGTGGAGGAGGCGCGCGAATTGGCTGATGACCTCGAAGCCCGCGTACTCTACATGCTCAACAAGCTGGGCATTGACCCGGTAGCCGAACCGGTCAACGCCTAG
- the glf gene encoding UDP-galactopyranose mutase: MTSYDLIVVGSGFFGLTVAERAASQLDKKVLIVERRNHLGGNAYSEAEPTTGIEVHKYGAHLFHTSNKRVWDYCNKFTDFTDYQHRVFAMHDGTAYQFPMGLGLINQFFGRYYSPDEARQLIKDQAGEFSPEEAQNLEEKAISLIGRPLYEAFIRDYTAKQWQTDPKELPAANITRLPVRYTFNNRYFNDTYEGLPVDGYAAWLENMADHDNIEVRLDTDWFEVRDELRAESPDAPVVYTGPLDRYFDFAEGELGWRTLDFDLEVLDTGDFQGTPVMNYNDADVDYTRIHEFRHFHPERKDKYPKDKTVIMKEYSRFADKGDEPYYPINTPEDRTKLEAYRKLAAQESKDNKVLFGGRLGTYQYLDMHMAIGSALSMFDNKLAPFWNEGKAIEQERGH, from the coding sequence ATGACTTCTTATGACCTCATCGTTGTTGGCTCTGGATTTTTTGGTCTAACGGTTGCCGAGCGCGCCGCTAGCCAGCTGGATAAGAAGGTGCTCATTGTGGAGCGCCGCAATCACCTCGGCGGCAATGCCTACTCCGAGGCCGAACCCACCACCGGAATCGAGGTGCACAAGTACGGCGCGCACCTCTTCCACACCTCTAATAAGCGCGTGTGGGATTACTGCAATAAGTTCACCGATTTCACCGACTACCAGCACCGCGTCTTTGCCATGCACGATGGCACCGCCTACCAATTCCCGATGGGCCTGGGTCTTATCAACCAGTTCTTCGGCCGTTACTACTCCCCGGATGAGGCTCGCCAGCTCATTAAGGATCAGGCCGGCGAGTTCTCCCCGGAAGAAGCGCAAAATTTGGAGGAAAAGGCCATCTCGCTCATCGGCCGCCCGCTATATGAGGCCTTTATCCGCGATTACACCGCGAAGCAGTGGCAGACCGACCCGAAGGAGCTGCCGGCCGCGAATATCACTCGCTTGCCGGTGCGCTATACCTTCAATAATCGCTACTTCAACGACACCTATGAGGGTCTGCCGGTCGACGGCTACGCGGCATGGCTAGAAAACATGGCTGACCACGACAATATTGAGGTCCGCCTGGATACTGATTGGTTCGAGGTGCGCGATGAGTTGCGTGCTGAGTCCCCAGATGCGCCCGTGGTCTACACCGGCCCATTGGATCGCTACTTTGATTTTGCCGAGGGCGAGCTGGGGTGGCGCACCCTCGACTTTGACTTGGAGGTGCTGGATACCGGCGACTTCCAAGGCACCCCGGTGATGAACTACAACGATGCGGACGTGGACTATACCCGCATCCATGAGTTCCGCCACTTCCACCCGGAGCGCAAGGATAAGTACCCGAAGGATAAGACGGTCATTATGAAGGAGTATTCGCGCTTTGCCGATAAGGGCGATGAACCGTACTACCCAATCAATACCCCAGAGGATCGCACCAAGCTGGAGGCCTACCGTAAGCTCGCCGCCCAGGAGTCGAAGGACAATAAGGTTCTCTTCGGTGGCCGCCTGGGTACCTACCAGTACCTGGATATGCACATGGCTATCGGTTCAGCGCTGTCCATGTTTGATAATAAGCTCGCGCCCTTCTGGAACGAGGGCAAGGCTATTGAGCAGGAGCGTGGCCACTAA
- a CDS encoding N-acetylmuramoyl-L-alanine amidase: MQQRRRLVPTRSKWSTPVIAAVTSIALAVTAAFGGQQVLKTQDSANGDPIEVKNSSSSFSDGESIVVDDPAVAAQGDGESRRAVKQFHRDETFNMFAVTWEGKRDINSFVRSKQQDGSWSEWLPMDAMNYTEGKNGTELIFVGDTNDVQVSMANVDLVTGSNLDKKEDSLLDKAAKGADANRPAPLAYNVGDISPVADERTQVADLDAVFIDGNAQEGEAIEPTAETAGMPKVVTRAGWGADESKRCQEPTYDDGLKAMTLHHTAGTNNYTRAQAAAQVRGAYDYHAQTLGWCDIGYNVLVDKFGTIYEGRYGGLDKAVQGAHVGGFNSNNWGISMIGNYEETEPSREMLNSVAEIAGWKAAISGIDPMGKASLYSGGFNGSKFPAGTTATVPAFAGHNDFHYTACPGQYTTRHWDEIRKNTKRKADAIKSGKNSTDLNWQESPQPNTPKTPQPNTPKTPQQVGGEIMSSLGEVEVPVSTISALAGIAAAVFGVLIANERLQKPDTDQKMAGNLTTGDIPEIVNKVVQVSSNEGLKESWTSVLNAFGPVLGLAVGGPDTTDGGKILYQLFQNGVVLSSKESGTKALTGEIAKKWSEGDNASKLGLPTSNEEKNGKEIRVKFQGGEIVYNTETEKVDIFTD, translated from the coding sequence GTGCAACAACGACGTCGACTAGTACCCACCAGGTCAAAATGGTCCACCCCCGTCATCGCGGCGGTCACCTCCATCGCACTCGCCGTGACGGCCGCATTCGGCGGACAGCAAGTTCTCAAGACCCAAGACTCCGCCAACGGCGATCCCATTGAGGTCAAAAATTCCTCCTCTAGCTTCAGTGACGGCGAATCCATCGTCGTCGATGACCCAGCCGTAGCCGCTCAGGGCGACGGCGAAAGCCGCCGCGCGGTCAAGCAGTTCCACCGCGACGAAACCTTCAACATGTTCGCCGTCACCTGGGAGGGCAAGCGAGATATCAACTCCTTCGTCCGCTCCAAGCAGCAGGACGGTTCCTGGAGCGAGTGGCTGCCCATGGATGCAATGAATTACACCGAGGGCAAGAACGGCACCGAACTCATCTTCGTGGGCGATACCAACGATGTGCAGGTTTCCATGGCCAACGTTGACCTCGTGACCGGTTCCAACCTCGACAAGAAGGAAGACTCCCTCCTAGACAAGGCCGCCAAGGGCGCTGATGCCAACCGCCCCGCGCCACTTGCGTACAACGTCGGCGATATCTCCCCCGTGGCCGATGAGCGCACCCAGGTTGCGGATCTCGACGCCGTGTTTATCGACGGCAACGCTCAAGAAGGCGAAGCCATCGAGCCCACCGCGGAGACCGCGGGCATGCCTAAGGTAGTCACCCGCGCCGGCTGGGGAGCAGACGAATCTAAGCGCTGCCAGGAGCCAACCTACGACGATGGCCTCAAGGCCATGACCCTGCACCACACCGCGGGTACCAATAACTACACCCGCGCACAGGCAGCGGCACAGGTACGCGGTGCCTACGACTACCATGCGCAGACCCTGGGTTGGTGCGATATCGGCTATAACGTGCTGGTGGATAAATTCGGCACCATCTACGAAGGCCGCTACGGCGGCTTGGACAAGGCCGTACAGGGTGCCCACGTGGGTGGCTTCAACTCTAATAACTGGGGCATTTCCATGATTGGCAACTACGAGGAAACCGAGCCTTCCCGCGAGATGCTCAACTCCGTGGCGGAGATTGCCGGCTGGAAGGCCGCTATTTCTGGCATCGATCCAATGGGCAAGGCCAGCTTGTACTCCGGCGGATTCAACGGCTCCAAGTTCCCTGCAGGAACCACGGCCACCGTGCCGGCCTTCGCGGGCCACAACGATTTCCACTACACGGCTTGCCCGGGCCAGTACACCACGCGCCACTGGGACGAGATTCGAAAGAATACCAAGCGCAAGGCGGATGCCATCAAGTCCGGCAAGAACAGCACGGACCTGAACTGGCAAGAGTCTCCACAGCCAAATACCCCCAAGACCCCGCAACCAAATACCCCCAAGACCCCGCAACAGGTGGGCGGAGAAATCATGTCCTCGCTTGGCGAGGTCGAGGTACCGGTCTCCACTATCTCCGCCCTTGCCGGCATCGCTGCCGCCGTCTTCGGCGTGCTCATCGCCAATGAGCGCCTGCAGAAGCCTGATACCGATCAAAAGATGGCGGGCAACCTGACCACCGGCGATATCCCGGAGATTGTCAATAAGGTTGTCCAGGTCTCCAGCAACGAAGGCCTGAAGGAATCGTGGACCTCCGTGCTCAATGCCTTCGGCCCGGTCCTAGGCCTGGCAGTCGGAGGCCCGGATACCACCGACGGCGGCAAGATCCTCTACCAGCTCTTCCAAAATGGCGTGGTGCTCTCCTCCAAGGAGTCCGGCACCAAGGCGCTGACGGGCGAGATTGCCAAGAAGTGGTCCGAGGGCGATAATGCCTCCAAGCTCGGCCTGCCGACCTCCAACGAGGAAAAGAATGGCAAGGAAATCCGCGTGAAGTTCCAGGGTGGCGAGATTGTCTACAACACCGAAACGGAAAAGGTAGACATCTTCACCGACTAG
- a CDS encoding Cof-type HAD-IIB family hydrolase, with the protein MENFPARAPRLIASDIDGTLLDRNHRVPRRNRDAVARAVQQGAYFALSTGRPFRWIAPVLEQLPVRPVCVTSNGAVLYDSAEDRVMSAHELSPAALAEVVDVAQTVLGTVGFGAERAGGSLADAVEDLFVVERHYSENALFEGFGVVSMGELVGQPAVKFLIRNTDYSAPELYELIAPHIDPELAHLTYSMQEGILEVAAPNVTKRRGVEWLAEHTGVAQQETIAFGDMPNDIEMLTWAGCGVAMENAHPEVKAAADAVTVANHQAGVAKVLERWF; encoded by the coding sequence ATGGAGAATTTCCCAGCCCGCGCGCCTCGCCTCATCGCGAGCGATATTGACGGCACCCTGCTGGACCGCAACCATCGCGTCCCGCGTCGCAATCGTGACGCCGTGGCGCGGGCAGTCCAACAGGGTGCCTATTTTGCGCTTTCTACCGGTCGTCCGTTCCGCTGGATTGCCCCGGTGCTGGAGCAGCTGCCCGTGCGGCCGGTATGCGTAACCTCGAACGGTGCTGTGTTGTATGACTCCGCGGAGGATCGGGTGATGTCTGCCCATGAGCTTTCGCCCGCCGCGTTGGCGGAAGTGGTGGACGTGGCCCAGACCGTACTGGGCACCGTAGGCTTTGGCGCGGAGCGGGCAGGGGGCTCGCTTGCCGACGCCGTCGAGGACCTCTTCGTAGTCGAGCGCCACTATTCCGAAAACGCCCTGTTTGAGGGCTTCGGCGTGGTCAGCATGGGCGAGCTAGTGGGGCAGCCGGCGGTAAAGTTCCTCATCCGCAACACGGACTACTCCGCCCCAGAGCTCTATGAGCTCATTGCGCCGCACATCGATCCGGAGCTCGCGCACCTGACCTATTCCATGCAGGAAGGAATCTTGGAGGTTGCCGCGCCCAATGTGACTAAGCGCCGCGGGGTGGAATGGCTGGCGGAGCACACCGGGGTCGCCCAGCAAGAGACTATTGCCTTTGGGGATATGCCCAACGATATCGAAATGCTGACGTGGGCCGGCTGTGGCGTGGCCATGGAAAACGCCCACCCGGAGGTAAAGGCGGCCGCGGATGCGGTCACCGTGGCTAACCACCAGGCGGGCGTCGCTAAGGTGCTAGAGCGCTGGTTCTAG
- the glpK gene encoding glycerol kinase GlpK, whose protein sequence is MTNKKYVAAIDQGTTSTRCIIFDHNGEQAAVGQLEHEQIFPEKGWVEHDPEEIWSNTRRAVGEALANGDITVEDIDSVGITNQRETTVVWDKHTGKPVYNAIVWQDTRTTAICKELSGEEGPEKWRRRTGLIINSYPAGPKVKWILDNVEGARERAEAGDLLFGTIDSWLLWNLTGGAEGDAGREALHATDVTNASRTLLMDIEKLEWDEELCKEMGIPMSMLPEIRPSLGDFRTVRERGSLSGVPIRAILGDQQSAMFGQGCFRAGSAKNTYGTGLFLLLNTGTTPKFSENGLLTTVCFQREGERPVYALEGSVSMGGSLVQWLRDNLQLIPNAASIENLAREVKDNGGVYIVPAFSGLFAPYWRPDARGVIVGLTRFANRKHLARAVLESTAYQTRDVADAMVADSGVEITELRVDGGMTMNELLMQFQSDILGVEVHRPKNIETTATGAAFAAGLDHGFWDDLSVLGSQTGDMKVFKPKREKEEVEGLYRDWKRAIKRSLEWEDNEDEDLNI, encoded by the coding sequence ATGACTAACAAGAAATACGTCGCCGCTATCGACCAGGGAACCACGTCGACGCGCTGCATCATCTTTGACCACAACGGCGAGCAGGCTGCCGTTGGCCAGCTCGAGCACGAGCAGATCTTCCCGGAGAAGGGCTGGGTAGAACACGACCCAGAAGAAATCTGGAGCAATACCCGTCGCGCCGTCGGTGAGGCTCTTGCCAATGGCGATATCACCGTCGAAGACATTGACTCGGTAGGTATTACCAACCAGCGTGAGACCACCGTGGTGTGGGATAAGCACACTGGTAAGCCGGTCTACAACGCCATTGTCTGGCAAGATACCCGTACCACCGCCATCTGTAAGGAACTCTCGGGTGAGGAAGGACCGGAAAAGTGGCGCCGCCGCACCGGTCTCATCATCAACTCCTACCCGGCGGGACCGAAGGTGAAGTGGATCCTCGATAACGTCGAAGGCGCCCGCGAGCGTGCCGAGGCAGGCGACCTGCTCTTCGGCACCATCGATAGCTGGCTGCTGTGGAACCTCACCGGCGGCGCCGAGGGCGATGCCGGCCGCGAAGCGCTGCACGCCACCGACGTCACCAACGCCTCCCGCACCTTGCTTATGGACATCGAAAAGCTGGAGTGGGATGAGGAACTGTGTAAGGAAATGGGCATCCCGATGTCCATGCTGCCGGAGATCCGCCCGTCCCTGGGCGATTTCCGTACCGTGCGTGAGCGCGGCTCGCTTTCCGGCGTGCCTATCCGCGCCATCCTGGGTGACCAGCAGTCCGCGATGTTCGGCCAGGGCTGCTTCCGCGCAGGTTCCGCAAAGAATACTTACGGCACCGGCCTGTTCCTCCTGCTGAATACGGGTACCACCCCGAAGTTCTCCGAGAACGGTCTGCTGACCACCGTCTGCTTCCAGCGCGAAGGCGAGCGCCCCGTGTATGCCCTCGAGGGCTCTGTATCCATGGGCGGTTCCCTGGTGCAGTGGCTGCGCGATAACCTGCAGCTCATCCCCAACGCTGCGTCCATCGAAAACCTCGCGCGCGAGGTTAAGGACAACGGCGGCGTTTATATCGTGCCGGCCTTCTCCGGACTCTTCGCTCCGTACTGGCGCCCGGATGCCCGTGGCGTCATCGTGGGCCTGACCCGCTTTGCTAATCGCAAGCACTTGGCTCGCGCCGTGCTCGAATCCACCGCGTACCAGACGCGCGATGTCGCCGACGCGATGGTGGCGGACTCCGGCGTGGAGATTACCGAGCTGCGCGTGGATGGTGGCATGACCATGAATGAACTGCTGATGCAGTTCCAGTCCGATATCCTCGGCGTGGAAGTACACCGCCCGAAGAATATCGAGACCACCGCCACCGGTGCTGCCTTCGCGGCAGGCCTGGACCATGGTTTCTGGGATGACCTCAGCGTCTTGGGCAGCCAGACCGGAGACATGAAGGTATTCAAGCCGAAGCGCGAAAAGGAAGAGGTAGAGGGGCTCTACCGCGACTGGAAGCGCGCTATTAAGCGCTCCTTGGAGTGGGAGGATAACGAGGACGAGGACCTGAACATCTAA
- a CDS encoding MIP/aquaporin family protein: protein MTGFDAFLWEFIGTALLLLLGNGVCALVNLRTSGARGSDWIVIALGWGMAVFVGASVADPTGGHLNPAVTVMLAVNGSLEWSLVPYYFLGQILGAILGAILAWAAFKQLFDANNYDDAGNVTGANKDTNGIFFTKPAHPKNGWNAVTEFIATCVLLMFIAFGPTGGELGPMSYFAVAFVVVAVGLSLGTPTGYAINPVRDLGPRIAYAFILPIQDKGSANWGYAWVPIVAPLVAAVAVGLLSVAL, encoded by the coding sequence ATGACCGGATTTGATGCATTCCTGTGGGAGTTTATCGGCACTGCGTTGCTGCTCCTTCTAGGCAACGGCGTATGTGCGCTGGTTAACCTGCGCACCTCTGGCGCGCGCGGTTCCGATTGGATCGTTATCGCCCTGGGCTGGGGCATGGCGGTCTTTGTCGGCGCGAGCGTGGCCGATCCCACGGGCGGGCACCTCAACCCCGCCGTCACCGTAATGTTGGCCGTCAATGGCTCGCTCGAGTGGTCCCTGGTTCCGTACTACTTCCTGGGCCAGATCCTCGGCGCTATCCTCGGTGCCATCCTGGCATGGGCTGCTTTCAAGCAGCTTTTCGACGCCAATAATTACGACGACGCCGGAAACGTCACCGGCGCCAATAAGGACACCAACGGTATCTTCTTTACCAAGCCGGCACATCCTAAGAACGGCTGGAATGCGGTGACGGAGTTCATCGCCACCTGCGTGCTGTTGATGTTCATCGCCTTCGGCCCCACCGGCGGCGAGCTTGGCCCAATGAGCTACTTCGCTGTTGCTTTCGTTGTGGTGGCGGTCGGCCTGTCCCTGGGTACCCCTACGGGGTATGCCATCAATCCGGTCCGTGACTTGGGCCCGCGAATTGCTTATGCATTCATCTTGCCTATCCAGGACAAAGGCAGCGCGAACTGGGGCTATGCCTGGGTCCCCATCGTGGCCCCGTTGGTCGCGGCCGTAGCCGTTGGCCTGTTGTCCGTTGCGCTCTAA
- a CDS encoding glycerol-3-phosphate dehydrogenase/oxidase yields MTQQSNQSFNPEYFENLWNGYADEDYDVVIIGGGSVGAGAAADAATRGLKTAVIEARDFAAGTSSRSSKMFHGGLRYLAMFDFRLVAESLKERELNMSTLAPHLVKPLKFIFPLTHHVWERVMMFGGFTLYDLMGGAKSVPMQKHLTRKGVLKVTPGLKEDAIVGGVRYYDTLVDDARHTMTVLRTAAEYGADVRTNTEVIGFDKDRGGRIVGAKVRDTATGRETTVRGKVFINATGVWNDKIQEMAGVEGKFTVHASKGVHIVVPKDALDAEAALCFVTEKSVLFVIPWGEYWIIGTTDTDWEKGLSLPDPAPTKSDIDYILDQVNQRVRRQITRDDIVGVYSGLRPLLSGKSDSTTNLSRNHAVARVAPGMVSVAGGKYTTYRVIGKDAVDLAVEELDTKVPESITEQTPILGAAGYHALANQVPSLARRYNLSEKFIEHLLGRYGSLLGEVLAPAAEDASLLEPVPGAESYLWAEVRYAVTHEGALHLEDILSRRLRIAIEFGDRGVNAAPVVADFVAPLLGWSDADKEREVSQFKAHTQAELEAEAAVTDREANDILVRAGSARPTQNEV; encoded by the coding sequence ATGACCCAGCAAAGCAACCAATCCTTTAACCCCGAATACTTTGAAAATCTATGGAATGGATACGCGGATGAGGACTACGACGTAGTCATCATCGGTGGGGGTTCCGTAGGCGCCGGTGCGGCAGCGGACGCCGCTACCCGTGGTCTCAAGACCGCCGTCATTGAGGCGCGCGACTTCGCCGCAGGTACCTCTTCTCGCTCCTCCAAGATGTTCCACGGTGGCCTGCGCTACCTGGCCATGTTTGACTTCCGCCTAGTGGCGGAGTCCCTCAAGGAGCGCGAGCTGAACATGTCTACCCTGGCACCCCACCTAGTGAAGCCGCTGAAGTTCATCTTCCCGCTGACCCACCACGTATGGGAGCGCGTGATGATGTTCGGCGGCTTTACTCTTTATGACCTCATGGGTGGCGCCAAGAGCGTCCCTATGCAAAAGCACCTGACCCGAAAGGGCGTGCTTAAGGTAACTCCGGGCCTGAAAGAAGATGCCATTGTGGGCGGCGTGCGTTACTACGACACCCTGGTTGATGACGCCCGCCACACCATGACCGTGCTGCGTACCGCCGCCGAGTATGGTGCCGATGTACGTACCAATACCGAGGTCATTGGCTTTGACAAGGATCGCGGCGGCCGCATCGTAGGCGCGAAGGTTCGCGATACCGCCACCGGCCGCGAGACCACCGTGCGCGGCAAGGTCTTTATCAACGCCACCGGTGTGTGGAATGACAAGATTCAAGAGATGGCCGGCGTGGAGGGCAAGTTCACCGTGCACGCCTCCAAGGGCGTGCACATCGTCGTGCCGAAGGATGCGCTCGATGCAGAGGCGGCCCTGTGCTTCGTCACCGAAAAGTCCGTCCTCTTCGTTATCCCGTGGGGCGAGTACTGGATCATCGGTACCACCGATACCGATTGGGAAAAGGGTCTCTCCTTGCCGGATCCGGCGCCGACCAAGTCCGATATTGACTACATTCTGGACCAGGTAAACCAGCGCGTTCGCCGCCAGATCACCCGCGATGACATTGTGGGTGTCTACTCCGGCCTGCGCCCGCTGCTGTCCGGCAAGTCCGATTCCACCACCAACCTTTCCCGCAACCACGCCGTCGCACGCGTGGCCCCAGGCATGGTCTCTGTCGCCGGTGGTAAGTACACCACGTACCGCGTCATCGGTAAGGATGCCGTGGACCTGGCAGTGGAGGAGCTGGATACCAAGGTCCCGGAGTCCATCACCGAGCAAACCCCGATCCTGGGCGCCGCCGGCTACCACGCCTTGGCCAACCAGGTCCCATCCTTGGCTCGTCGCTATAACCTGAGCGAGAAGTTCATTGAGCACCTGCTTGGCCGCTATGGCTCCCTGCTGGGTGAGGTTTTGGCACCGGCAGCAGAGGACGCCTCCCTGCTCGAGCCAGTTCCTGGTGCCGAGTCCTACCTGTGGGCCGAGGTCCGCTACGCCGTCACCCACGAGGGTGCATTGCACTTGGAAGACATCCTGTCCCGCCGCCTGCGCATCGCCATCGAGTTCGGCGACCGCGGTGTGAACGCCGCCCCGGTCGTTGCTGATTTTGTAGCACCGCTGCTGGGCTGGAGCGACGCCGACAAGGAGCGCGAGGTATCCCAATTCAAGGCTCACACGCAGGCCGAACTTGAAGCAGAAGCTGCGGTAACTGACCGCGAGGCCAATGACATTTTGGTGCGCGCAGGATCCGCCCGACCCACCCAAAACGAGGTATAA